The Rhododendron vialii isolate Sample 1 chromosome 5a, ASM3025357v1 genome contains a region encoding:
- the LOC131325296 gene encoding F-box protein At5g49610-like isoform X1, which produces MAKKVRANVDELPKDVLMNILSRIPVKSLLRFKSVSKFWYSLIQDPSFISLHHNLAQQSLLKKYCHGGSCNGLICLFNKSTIVICNPALREFRLLPQPPYRTFHTTYLGFAFVPTINDYVVVRLATRRGSDIKPIEHKVHIYIMRNDTWKQIIATVPNYFINPCPSPCTSLDGVFYWLCDDSSTGLKIKVKVIGALNTIEESFERISLPVSICNGFYLCLLYDSLALVGSKDCACFDIWLMDKYKVEECWTKKYTFGPLLGCDIVFGFWPNNEILVSGGNDCWEFVSYNFSTHDMKKYKQLCGWPQPLELSQVFPYSESLVSVKRRVDLHVAKTRRRR; this is translated from the exons ATGGCAAAGAAGGTTAGGGCGAATGTGGATGAGCTGCCAAAAGACGTGTTGATGAACATCTTGTCGAGGATTCCGGTGAAATCCCTCCTCCGATTCAAATCCGTCTCCAAATTCTGGTACTCTCTCATTCAAGACCCTAGCTTCATCTCTCTCCACCACAACCTCGCACAACA GTCGCTCCTTAAGAAATACTGTCACGGTGGCTCTTGTAACGGCCTCATTTGTCTCTTCAATAAGTCCACTATCGTCATATGCAACCCTGCATTGAGAGAATTCAGGCTACTCCCCCAACCCCCTTATAGAACATTTCATACTACCTATTTAGGGTTTGCTTTTGTTCCCACAATCAATGATTATGTTGTGGTTAGACTTGCCACTCGCCGTGGATCTGACATTAAACCTATCGAGCATAAAGTTCACATCTATATTATGCGTAACGATACATGGAAGCAAATTATTGCTACGGTGCCCAACTACTTCATCAACCCTTGTCCTTCCCCTTGCACATCATTGGATGGGGTTTTCTACTGGTTATGTGATGATTCTTCTACTGGTCTCAAGATCAAGGTCAAGGTAATTGGTGCCTTAAACACCATTGAAGAATCGTTCGAACGGATATCTTTGCCTGTCAGCATTTGCAATGGATTTTATCTATGTCTTCTGTATGATTCACTCGCCCTTGTTGGGTCAAAGGATTGCGCATGCTTTGACATATGGTTGATGGACAAATACAAAGTTGAGGAGTGTTGGACTAAAAAGTACACTTTTGGGCCCCTCTTAGGATGTGACATTGTATTTGGGTTTTGGCCAAATAACGAGATTCTTGTCAGCGGAGGCAACGATTGTTGGGAGTTTGTGTCATACAACTTTAGTACACATGAcatgaaaaaatacaaacagtTATGCGGTTGGCCGCAACCCTTGGAACTATCACAAGTTTTTCCGTATTCCGAGAGCTTAGTGTCTGTTAAGAGACGAGTTGATTTGCATGTCGCTAAAACAAGAAGGCGAAGGTGA
- the LOC131325296 gene encoding putative F-box protein At5g15670 isoform X2, with amino-acid sequence MAKKVRANVDELPKDVLMNILSRIPVKSLLRFKSVSKFWSLLKKYCHGGSCNGLICLFNKSTIVICNPALREFRLLPQPPYRTFHTTYLGFAFVPTINDYVVVRLATRRGSDIKPIEHKVHIYIMRNDTWKQIIATVPNYFINPCPSPCTSLDGVFYWLCDDSSTGLKIKVKVIGALNTIEESFERISLPVSICNGFYLCLLYDSLALVGSKDCACFDIWLMDKYKVEECWTKKYTFGPLLGCDIVFGFWPNNEILVSGGNDCWEFVSYNFSTHDMKKYKQLCGWPQPLELSQVFPYSESLVSVKRRVDLHVAKTRRRR; translated from the exons ATGGCAAAGAAGGTTAGGGCGAATGTGGATGAGCTGCCAAAAGACGTGTTGATGAACATCTTGTCGAGGATTCCGGTGAAATCCCTCCTCCGATTCAAATCCGTCTCCAAATTCTG GTCGCTCCTTAAGAAATACTGTCACGGTGGCTCTTGTAACGGCCTCATTTGTCTCTTCAATAAGTCCACTATCGTCATATGCAACCCTGCATTGAGAGAATTCAGGCTACTCCCCCAACCCCCTTATAGAACATTTCATACTACCTATTTAGGGTTTGCTTTTGTTCCCACAATCAATGATTATGTTGTGGTTAGACTTGCCACTCGCCGTGGATCTGACATTAAACCTATCGAGCATAAAGTTCACATCTATATTATGCGTAACGATACATGGAAGCAAATTATTGCTACGGTGCCCAACTACTTCATCAACCCTTGTCCTTCCCCTTGCACATCATTGGATGGGGTTTTCTACTGGTTATGTGATGATTCTTCTACTGGTCTCAAGATCAAGGTCAAGGTAATTGGTGCCTTAAACACCATTGAAGAATCGTTCGAACGGATATCTTTGCCTGTCAGCATTTGCAATGGATTTTATCTATGTCTTCTGTATGATTCACTCGCCCTTGTTGGGTCAAAGGATTGCGCATGCTTTGACATATGGTTGATGGACAAATACAAAGTTGAGGAGTGTTGGACTAAAAAGTACACTTTTGGGCCCCTCTTAGGATGTGACATTGTATTTGGGTTTTGGCCAAATAACGAGATTCTTGTCAGCGGAGGCAACGATTGTTGGGAGTTTGTGTCATACAACTTTAGTACACATGAcatgaaaaaatacaaacagtTATGCGGTTGGCCGCAACCCTTGGAACTATCACAAGTTTTTCCGTATTCCGAGAGCTTAGTGTCTGTTAAGAGACGAGTTGATTTGCATGTCGCTAAAACAAGAAGGCGAAGGTGA
- the LOC131327613 gene encoding uncharacterized protein LOC131327613: protein MMRKYTKRRDIVRPGVTRFVTAFLTLQSLMEKKQELRAMFSSDTWDKSKWSKSAKGKVAYATVMSMTFYNGVSLCLKAFGLLVMVLRLDAHRKPSMGFVYGELKKAKEEIKEAYKQVETNYRPILDVIDGKAKDRLDSALHLTTYFLNPFYFYKDFIIRDDPIIIDGVLTCVEAFFPDDVNVQDEVINRELLKYKNKDGGFGRPLATMGCATNNDSYDPEWGRMYYVKVKQQMHKDGLLKVVTKKTQFQDLHGRRLGKLRKRMKSFNLEEVLEMLEYESYMRKILCGKMIRRGRR from the exons ATGATGAGAAAATATACGAAGAGGAGAGACATTGTGAGGCCGGGTGTTACTAGATTTGTGACCGCCTTCTTGACTTTACAAAGCTTGatggaaaagaaacaagaattgCGGGCAATGTTTAGCAGTGATACATGGGACAAGAGTAAATGGTCTAAGAGCGCAAAAGGGAAAGTGGCATATGCTACTGTGATGAGTATGACATTTTACAATGGTGTAAGCTTATGCTTGAAAGCGTTTGGTCTGTTGGTGATGGTTCTTCGACTTGATGCGCATCGGAAGCCCTCAATGGGTTTTGTATATGGAGAGctcaaaaaagcaaaagaagagaTCAAAGAGGCATACAAGCAAGTTGAGACTAACTACCGGCCAATACTAGATGTCATTGATGGGAAAGCCAAGGATCGGCTAGATAGTGCATTGCATTTGACGACTTACTTTTTGAATCCTTTTTACTTCTACAAAGATTTTATCATTCGAGATGATCCTATCATTATAGATGGGGTTCTTACTTGTGTTGAAGCTTTCTTTCCCGATGATGTCAACGTTCAAGATGAAGTCATAAATAGAGAGTTGTTGAAGTACAAGAACAAAGATGGTGGATTTGGAAGACCATTAGCCACAATGGGATGTGCAACAAACAATGACTCTTATGATCCGG AATGGGGAAGGATGTATTACGTGAAAGTGAAGCAACAAATGCACAAGGATGGATTGTTGAAGGTGGTGACGAAGAAGACCCAGTTTCAGGACTTGCATGGGAGACGATTGGGGAAGCTACGGAAGCGGATGAAGTCCTTTAACCTAGAAGAAGTACTAGAAATGTTGGAGTACGAGAGCTACATGAGGAAGATTTTGTGTGGGAAGATGATACGAAGAGGACGTAGATGa
- the LOC131325295 gene encoding probable protein phosphatase 2C 71: MPDLFSNFLGSRPSNCFSLFIPRPSSPKSPLFSTLPIHPLFHPRRRRRKSNFLTTLSKPTSPTDFELISITECSDGSTVFRFGDVTGVEIEESNFAVGGLVTGSIKNSNVVKVLDGVHERQVIVKEIEREARGESTTEMADNVNNTDLVLRATDNGASESKSTVVIDRINSEAEPNDLLMDDTEVPIFEEVPIESNSSSISEAAHGSHINETDRSSIIDMEKGLHTVENSIEDGKQEISSPVNPSQLDKEIHVENGGSVSEEVLEVRSEVEIETMASSTASKHNSVLEIDISLACEESDKTNSNVEGNCLTKIAVMGCERDEVIGEGNVIETRGNVIGTKPIPILDEGTSRDRMEESIGMVRNESFIKLNDRATKVALEGGTTINDAQKSDFVDLSGHGAEESETTVAAANRGEISLTGYFLSSGASLLPHPSKASTGGEDAYFVAGKNWLGVADGVGRWSLEGINPGIYAQELMENCQKIVSNCNSMPLPKPEEVLNQSALGAKSPGSSTVLVAYFDGRALHVANIGDSGFIVIRNGAVYRKSSPGSHEFNFPYQIKSGDDPSELVEVYRTDLDDGDVIVTATDGLFDNLYDGEIASVVSKSLQANLKPEEIAEVLAVRAQEVGKSETGRSPFADAVQAAGYVGFTGGKLDDVTVIVSLVQKSSH; the protein is encoded by the exons ATGCCCGATCTCTTCTCTAACTTCCTCGGCTCTCGCCCCTCCaactgtttctctctcttcattccgCGTCCTTCTTCCCCAAAATCCCCACTCTTCTCTACTCTCCCAATCCACCCATTATTTCAcccacgaagaagaaggagaaaatcCAATTTTCTGACTACGCTTTCCAAACCCACTTCGCCCACAGATTTTGAGCTCATTTCAATCACCG AATGTTCTGATGGAAGCACGGTGTTCCGGTTCGGGGACGTGACCGGCGTTGAAATAGAGGAATCCAATTTCGCAGTTGGAGGGTTGGTCACTGGAAGTATAAAAAATTCCAATGTTGTGAAGGTTTTAGATGGAGTTCATGAGAGGCAGGTTATAGttaaagagatagagagagaagcaaGGGGAGAGAGCACAACTGAGATGGCTGATAATGTGAATAACACAGATTTAGTTCTGCGTGCCACAGACAACGGTGCTAGTGAGAGCAAAAGTACTGTGGTTATTGATAGGATCAACTCTGAAGCAGAACCGAATGACCTATTAATGGACGATACAGAAGTGCCTATTTTTGAAGAAGTTCCAATAGAGTCAAACAGTTCTTCTATCTCTGAAGCTGCTCATGGTTCTCATATCAATGAGACTGATAGGTCTAGCATTATTGACATGGAAAAGGGTTTGCATACTGTGGAAAATTCTATAGAGGATGGTAAGCAAGAGATTTCAAGTCCAGTCAATCCTTCACAGCTGGATAAAGAGATTCATGTTGAAAATGGTGGTTCTGTTTCTGAGGAAGTTCTTGAAGTGAGGAGTGAAGTTGAAATTGAAACCATGGCTTCCTCAACTGCTTCCAAGCACAACTCTGTTCTCGAAATTGATATCAGTTTGGCTTGCGAGGAAAGTGACAAGACGAATAGTAATGTTGAAGGTAATTGTTTGACTAAGATTGCTGTGATGGGCTGCGAGAGAGATGAAGTTATTGGTGAAGGTAATGTGATTGAAACCAGAGGCAATGTAATCGGAACCAAACCCATTCCAATTCTCGATGAGGGAACCAGTCGTGACAGGATGGAAGAATCAATTGGCATGGTCCGGAATGAGAGCTTCATAAAG CTGAATGATAGAGCAACTAAAGTGGCATTGGAAGGTGGAACCACAATCAACGACGCACAGAAAAGTGATTTTGTAGATTTGTCAGGTCACGGAGCAGAAGAATCAGAAACAACTGTTGCTGCTGCAAACAG GGGGGAGATCTCATTAACAGGATATTTCCTCTCCTCTGGTGCTTCGCTATTGCCACATCCCTCTAAG GCATCAACAGGTGGGGAGGATGCTTATTTTGTTGCTGGGAAGAATTGGTTGGGTGTGGCGGATGGAGTTGGTCGATGGTCACTAGAAG GAATTAATCCCGGAATTTATGCCCAAGAATTGATGGAGAACTGTCAAAAGATTGTCTCGAATTGCAACAGTATGCCACTACCTAAACCGGAGGAAGTTCTCAATCAAAGTGCTCTTGGAGCGAAGTCTCCTGGATCATCAACAGTTTTGGTTGCTTACTTTGATGGTCGG GCTCTTCATGTGGCCAATATTGGAGACTCGGGATTTATTGTAATCAGAAATGGCGCTGTTTATAGAAAGTCTTCTCCAGGGTCTCACGAGTTTAACTTCCCATATCAAATAAAAAGTGGAGACGATCCCTCGGAGCTTGTGGAG GTGTATAGAACTGATTTGGATGATGGTGATGTTATTGTTACTGCAACTGATGGCCTTTTTGACAATCTATACGACGGAGAAATAGCTTCAGTCGTCTCCAAGTCGCTGCAAGCCAATTTGAAACCTGAG GAAATAGCAGAAGTCCTGGCTGTGAGAGCACAAGAGGTGGGAAAATCAGAAACTGGTAGGAGTCCATTTGCAGATGCAGTACAAGCAGCTGGATATGTGGGATTTACTGGTGGCAAACTTGATGATGTTACCGTAATTGTGTCTTTGGTCCAGAAGTCCTCCCACTGA
- the LOC131326734 gene encoding uncharacterized protein LOC131326734, translating into MDPHRNHMPGCSPPSSSPSTTSSSPNPTSSNHHHHNTTNNNGHNNHHQQQQDPDPMHSWYESVSKARSRIHLLSSLLPPTLSPPLSSLADDSDNPALSLLSSHPTYSALSSSLSGSPHDPLCHWLYDTYLSSDPHLRLVVLSFVPTLANLYLSLLHSLSSDSPSSSSLAGFEAVLLSLYSAETKSRNGKPLLVSIPDLSLPSLYHTPRRSSFDKPNPNANPNPYSTKPNPNPRPSVGLISPPLEPQTAVRSTKRATIVGVALDCYYKQISQMPAWSKLDFCRFVADWAGQDCPCKSEFDGPDEIAEEMGDLGISENGSSGGSSVAKGARIPLPWELLQPVLRILGHCLLAPLNAEEVRDSALVAVRCLYARASHELVPQAILATRSLIQLDKRARESARAAVAVAAVAANVGSNSNTPTKAKKPEILLMSK; encoded by the coding sequence ATGGATCCTCACCGGAACCACATGCCCGGCTGTTCCCCTCCCTCTTCCTccccctccaccacctcctcctccccaAACCCTACATcctccaaccaccaccaccacaacaccaccAACAACAACGGCCACAACAACCACCACCAGCAGCAGCAGGACCCTGACCCGATGCACTCGTGGTATGAATCCGTCTCCAAAGCCCGGTCCCGCATCCACCtcctctcctccctcctcccccccACCCTCTCCCCACCACTCTCCTCCCTCGCCGACGACTCCGACAACCCTgccctctccctcctctcctcccACCCCACCTATTCCgccctctcctcctccctctccgGCTCCCCCCACGACCCCCTCTGCCACTGGCTCTATGACACCTACCTCTCCTCCGACCCCCACCTCCGCCTCGTCGTCCTCTCCTTCGTCCCCACCCTCGCCAACCtctacctctctctcctccactctctctcctctgactccccctcttcctcctccctcGCCGGCTTCGAAGCcgtcctcctctctctctactccgCCGAGACCAAATCCCGCAACGGCAAACCCCTCCTCGTCTCCATCCCCGACCTCTCCCTCCCCTCCCTCTACCACACCCCTCGTCGATCATCCTTCGACAAACCAAACCCTAACGCTAACCCTAACCCTTactcaaccaaaccaaaccctaacccacGCCCCTCGGTAGGACTCATCTCTCCTCCTCTCGAGCCCCAGACCGCCGTCAGATCCACCAAGCGCGCCACCATCGTCGGCGTCGCGCTTGACTGCTACTACAAGCAGATCTCCCAAATGCCCGCCTGGTCCAAGCTCGATTTCTGCCGGTTCGTGGCTGATTGGGCCGGTCAGGACTGCCCCTGCAAATCAGAATTTGATGGGCCCGATGAGATTGCTGAGGAGATGGGTGATTTGGGGATTAGCGAAAACGGGTCCAGTGGTGGTTCTTCTGTCGCAAAGGGAGCTAGGATTCCGCTTCCCTGGGAGCTACTGCAGCCTGTGTTGAGAATTCTGGGTCACTGCCTTTTGGCTCCGCTTAATGCGGAGGAGGTTAGGGATTCTGCTTTGGTGGCGGTGCGGTGTTTGTACGCTAGGGCTTCTCATGAGTTGGTTCCTCAGGCGATTCTGGCAACCCGGAGTCTGATTCAGCTCGATAAGAGAGCTCGTGAGTCAGCTAGGGCAGCAGTGGCGGTGGCAGCAGTGGCTGCAAATGTGGGTTCGAATTCCAACACGCCCACAAAGGCCAAGAAGCCGGAGATACTTTTGATGTCGAAGTGA
- the LOC131325298 gene encoding uncharacterized protein LOC131325298: MWKIWKCRNDEVFNSKGWRPDVACRSAVLEATEFLEANRELNVSRGRLQALPAEHYNIWEKPMRGWFKINFDGGLDNRSKSSGVGIIIRDEFGIFRAARAIYYGNLMSPVVIEALAARDGLLFAREMGLRYIQLEGDSQQIINLIQKKEDSNIEVGVIIADVNKLRDSFEGSKVSFVRRVGNSVAHLVAKNAARGSGIRTWEYYPLGFTPPFMRIRAQTDVLIDFLIIILS, translated from the coding sequence ATGTGGAAAATCTGGAAGTGCAGAAATGATGAGGTTTTTAATAGCAAGGGATGGAGACCGGATGTAGCGTGTAGGTCTGCGGTCTTAGAAGCAACGGAATTCTTGGAGGCAAACCGTGAACTGAATGTGAGTAGGGGTCGCTTGCAAGCATTACCTGCAGAACATTACAACATATGGGAAAAACCCATGCGAGGGTGGTTTAAGATCAACTTTGATGGAGGTCTGGACAACCGGAGCAAGTCGAGTGGTGTGGGTATCATTATAAGGGATGAATTTGGGATTTTCCGAGCAGCCAGAGCAATTTATTATGGGAATTTGATGAGTCCAGTGGTGATAGAAGCTTTGGCAGCAAGGGATGGTCTTTTATTTGCAAGGGAAATGGGTTTAAGATATATCCAACTAGAAGGTGATTCGCAACAGATTATTAATCTTATCCAAAAGAAGGAAGACAGCAACATAGAAGTTGGGGTGATCATTGCCGATGTGAACAAATTGAGGGATTCGTTTGAAGGATCAAAAGTGAGTTTTGTTAGGAGAGTTGGCAATTCGGTGGCGCACTTAGTGGCCAAGAATGCTGCGAGAGGGAGTGGGATTCGTACTTGGGAATATTATCCCCTTGGCTTTACTCCTCCCTTTATGAGGATAAGGGCCCAAACTGATGTATTGATCGATTTCTTGATAATAATATTATCCTAa
- the LOC131327614 gene encoding uncharacterized protein LOC131327614: protein MDQTHNTSSVASNSEPLLKRNSIDVGWDYGVIVDVSNMDHLKCKLCGNHKASKEDILKCKKALDETAAKKKEKKQGDINLREEVNIINEEGDEFEDDEVEHVGSKKRPHVLGPMDRYAKINPDSSDTSGFKKMRQPNVNDAIWKDMSHQVSQFLAQWVYEANIPFHAIDNDSFKRFAEAVGQFGLKYQPPSQYQLREPLLKEVDRTKKLLKKQEEEWALTGCSIMKDAWTDRKRRSIMNLCINYIGEQNVVQVVTDNASNNMAAVDLLKIKKPNIFWTSCGTHTINLMLEGIGKQSKFKGIIDKAKAFTIYV from the exons ATGGATCAAACTCATAATACATCTTCGGTGGCCTCTAATTCTGAGCCGTTATTGAAAAGAAATTCGATTGAtgttggatgggattatggagtTATTGTGGATGTTAGCAATATGGACCACCTAAAATGCAAATTGTGTGGGAATCA TAAGGCAAGCAAGGAAGATATATTAAAATGTAAGAAGGCACTTGATGAGACAGCAgctaaaaagaaagagaagaagcaaGGAGACATAAATCTTAGGGAGGAAGTGAATATAATAAATGAAGAAGGTGATGAATTTGAAGATGATGAAGTTGAACATGTAGGATCAAAGAAGAGGCCCCATGTTCTTGGTCCCATGGATAGATATGCAAAGATCAATCCCGATTCTTCTGACACGAGTGGATTTAAGAAGATGAGACAACCAAACGTAAATGATGCAATTTGGAAGGACATGAGTCATCAGGTGAGTCAATTCTTGGCTCAATGGGTGTACGAAGCCAATATTCCATTTCATGCCATAGACAATGATAGCTTTAAACGTTTTGCGGAAGCGGTTGGTCAATTTGGCCTGAAATACCAACCTCCAAGCCAATACCAACTAAGGGAGCCATTGTTGAAGGAGGTGGacagaacaaaaaaattactcaagaAGCAAGAAGAAGAGTGGGCTTTGACGGGTTGCTCTATCATGAAGGACGCTTGGACCGatcgaaagaggagaagcatTATGAACTTGTGCATTAATT ATATTGGGGAACAAAATGTAGTTCAAGTAGTTACGGACAACGCATCCAACAATATGGCGGCAGTGGATTTGCTAAAGATCAAGAAGCCTAACATATTTTGGACCTCATGTGGCACCCACACAATAAACCTCATGCTTGAAGGAATTGGTAAGCAATCCAAGTTTAAAGGAATTATTGATAAGGCCAAGGCGTTCACTATTTATGTTTAA